One Gemmatimonadaceae bacterium DNA window includes the following coding sequences:
- a CDS encoding M20/M25/M40 family metallo-hydrolase yields the protein MDSKFEKTLPSETSSINRREFLHGTMATAAALSVAPRLPNLISSPKDDVIAKIAGQHDRTVKMLQDWIAFPSIAAENRGFPQGAEYMAKLLREAGCQRADLVPTKGKPGVFATYDVGAPHSVGIYFMYDVKQFDPAEWSSPPLEGRLVDKPGLGKVVVGRGATNEKGPQVACLAALHAFKAANQKLPVNLVVVCEGEEEIGSPNFSQIVLEPKVEAALKKCLGVVIPFGNQSLDGSVEINLGAKGVVELELVSSGEKWGRGPKHDVHSSLEAQLDSPSWHLVQALNTLIQPDGHTPAVAGFFDKVRPLSARQRQILEAAIPQRNEALAKTSLGVERWFKDESFHDAEVRLVTQPTINIEGLVGGYTGPGGKTILPHRAIAKIDMRLVPDMTALGTLELLKQHLAKHGFGDIEVNMSGGYDPTETDPDSKLVKAQIAAYKAQGVEPLLWPRLAGSWPGVRFTGAPLSLPAGQFGMGHGDGAHAPDEYWLIESANPKVAGMDGAVRSYVELFYACAQA from the coding sequence ATGGACTCGAAGTTCGAGAAGACGCTGCCCTCGGAAACATCGAGCATCAATCGTCGCGAGTTCCTGCACGGAACGATGGCCACCGCCGCTGCGCTGAGCGTCGCGCCGCGACTTCCGAATCTCATCTCGTCGCCGAAGGACGACGTGATCGCGAAGATCGCCGGGCAGCACGATCGGACCGTGAAGATGCTCCAGGACTGGATCGCGTTTCCTTCGATCGCCGCCGAGAACCGGGGATTTCCGCAGGGCGCCGAGTACATGGCGAAGCTGCTGCGCGAGGCGGGATGCCAGCGCGCCGATCTCGTGCCGACGAAGGGAAAGCCCGGCGTCTTCGCGACGTACGACGTGGGTGCGCCGCACTCCGTCGGCATCTACTTCATGTATGACGTCAAACAGTTCGATCCGGCCGAGTGGAGCTCGCCGCCGCTCGAGGGTCGGCTCGTCGACAAACCGGGACTGGGCAAGGTGGTCGTCGGACGCGGCGCCACCAACGAGAAGGGACCTCAGGTCGCCTGTCTCGCCGCGCTACACGCCTTCAAGGCGGCGAATCAAAAGCTGCCGGTGAACTTGGTCGTCGTCTGCGAGGGCGAAGAGGAAATCGGCTCGCCGAACTTCTCGCAGATCGTCCTCGAGCCGAAGGTCGAGGCGGCGCTCAAGAAGTGTCTCGGCGTCGTAATTCCGTTCGGGAATCAGAGTCTCGACGGCTCGGTCGAGATCAACCTCGGCGCGAAGGGCGTGGTCGAGCTCGAGCTCGTGTCGAGCGGTGAAAAATGGGGACGCGGTCCCAAGCACGACGTGCACTCGAGCCTCGAGGCGCAACTCGACAGCCCGTCGTGGCATCTCGTGCAGGCGCTGAACACGCTCATCCAGCCGGACGGCCACACTCCCGCCGTCGCCGGATTCTTCGACAAGGTGCGCCCGCTCTCGGCGCGACAGAGACAGATTCTCGAAGCGGCTATCCCCCAACGCAACGAAGCGTTGGCCAAGACGTCGCTCGGTGTCGAGCGCTGGTTCAAGGACGAGTCGTTCCACGACGCCGAAGTGCGACTCGTGACGCAGCCGACGATCAACATCGAAGGACTCGTCGGCGGCTACACGGGGCCGGGCGGCAAGACGATTCTACCGCATCGCGCCATCGCGAAGATCGACATGCGCCTCGTACCCGACATGACGGCGCTCGGTACGCTCGAGTTGCTGAAGCAGCACCTCGCGAAGCACGGCTTTGGCGACATCGAGGTGAACATGAGCGGCGGATACGATCCCACCGAGACCGACCCCGACTCGAAGCTCGTCAAGGCGCAGATCGCGGCGTACAAGGCTCAGGGCGTCGAGCCGCTGCTCTGGCCTCGTCTCGCCGGCTCGTGGCCGGGCGTGCGCTTCACCGGCGCGCCGCTCAGCCTCCCGGCCGGACAATTCGGGATGGGCCATGGCGACGGCGCACACGCGCCTGACGAGTACTGGCTGATCGAGTCGGCGAATCCGAAGGTCGCCGGGATGGACGGCGCGGTGCGGTCATACGTCGAGCTGTTCTACGCCTGCGCGCAGGCGTGA